The genomic stretch CCCACTAACCTTCGCCCCCTTGTTCTGCTCCACAAGCTGCACCTTGCTCAGCTCCCTCAGCGCAACCGGCTCGACAACATCGTACGCCGCCAGCGCAGGAGAAATCTCCACCATCCTGTCCCTCAGCTGAGCCACGTCATCGTACGGCAGCGGTGCCCCAAGGAACTCGCTCACCGCCCGGATGATCTTCCAGTCCGTCCTGCTGGCGCCCGGCAGGCCCGTCGCGGCCCTCGTCATCTGCGTGCGGCCCTCCGTGTTGACATAGGTGCCCGCCTTCTCCGTGTACGCCGCACCGGGCAAGACAACGTCCGCAATCTCGGCGCCCTTGTCACCATGATGGCCCTGGTAAACAATGAACGCGTCCTTGGGGACGTCGGCCGCGTCAAACTCGTCGGCACCCAAAAGCCAGACAAACTTGGGCTTGGTGTTGGCCACCTCCTCGTTGGGGACGACGAAGCCGACCTCAAAGGCGCCCGCGCGGGAAGCCTGGCGCTGGAGGACGTTGTAGCCGCTCCACTCCTCGGTCTGGAAGTTGCCGGCGTTCTTATCGACGAAGCTGCCGACGACCTCGTAAAAGGCCTTGGCGTCGGGGTGCTCCGTGACACCAGAGCCAACAACAATCATGGGCCGCTTGGCGGAAGCGAGCTTCTTGCCAAACTCGCCACTGAGAGCAGTCTTGAGGGCCTCAAGGTCCCGGCCGAGGTGGTCAAACTCAAAGGTAGACTTCCACGtctcgccaacaacaccaatcTCAAGATCAGAGCGGAGCCATTGCTTTCTGATGCGGGCGTTCAAGACCGCAGCCTCATGTCTGGGGTTGGTGCCAACGAGAAGAACGCAGTCGGCAGACTCGATGCCCCAGATCTTGGAGTTGAAGAGGTAGTTGGACCGGACATCAACACCGTGAGCAATAGGCTGGCTGCCGCCGGGAATGTCGAGAGCAAGGTTATCCGAACCAAGCTTGTTGGCAAGATCCTTCATGGCGACCAAAGACTCAACCTCGGTCAGAGCGCCAGCAATAACCTTGAACTCGTTCTCCTTGGGAGCCAGCGTCTGGTAAGCATGCGAAATCTCGGTAAGAGCCTGCTCCCAAGTAGCCGGCTCAAACTTGCCCTCCCTGCGCACCAGAGGAATCGTCAACCTCTGCGTCTTGAGACCGTCGCAAGCAAAGCGAGTCTTGTCGTTGATCCACTCCTCGTTCACATCGTCGTTCAAACGAGGCAAGATGCGCATGACCTCCAAACCCCTCGAGTCAACCCTGATGTTGGatcccaacccatccaacaCATCAATC from Podospora pseudopauciseta strain CBS 411.78 chromosome 3, whole genome shotgun sequence encodes the following:
- the NdufS1 gene encoding ndufs1 NADH-ubiquinone oxidoreductase subunit (COG:C; EggNog:ENOG503NW5Z), giving the protein MLRQTLARSAWRTRARASLVANRTFSTTTVRPAEVELTIDGKKVSIEAGSALIQACEKAGVTVPRYCYHEKLMIAGNCRMCLVEVQNAPKPVASCAWPVQPGMVVKTNSPLTHKAREGVMEFLLANHPLDCPVCDQGGECDLQDQSMRYGADRGRFHEIGGKRAVEDKNIGPLIKTSMNRCIHCTRCIRFSNDIAGAPEMGSTGRGNDIQIGTYLEQNLDSEMSGNVIDLCPVGALTSKPYAFRARPWELKKTESIDVLDGLGSNIRVDSRGLEVMRILPRLNDDVNEEWINDKTRFACDGLKTQRLTIPLVRREGKFEPATWEQALTEISHAYQTLAPKENEFKVIAGALTEVESLVAMKDLANKLGSDNLALDIPGGSQPIAHGVDVRSNYLFNSKIWGIESADCVLLVGTNPRHEAAVLNARIRKQWLRSDLEIGVVGETWKSTFEFDHLGRDLEALKTALSGEFGKKLASAKRPMIVVGSGVTEHPDAKAFYEVVGSFVDKNAGNFQTEEWSGYNVLQRQASRAGAFEVGFVVPNEEVANTKPKFVWLLGADEFDAADVPKDAFIVYQGHHGDKGAEIADVVLPGAAYTEKAGTYVNTEGRTQMTRAATGLPGASRTDWKIIRAVSEFLGAPLPYDDVAQLRDRMVEISPALAAYDVVEPVALRELSKVQLVEQNKGAKVSGEPLRKVVENFYFTDVISRSSPTMARCSAAKETGDPRTNFMAPGMEEDRPMGQVEYGV